The nucleotide sequence GGTCGAGCGCCGCGCGCAAGTACGACATCGAGGCCTGGGTGCCCACGCAGGGGGCCTTTCGCGAGCTGACCTCCACGTCGAACTGCACGACATACCAGGCGCGGCGGCTGGACGTGCGCTACCGTCCTGCGGCCGAGGACGGCGCCGCGGCGCCGAAGACCCAGCACGTCGCGACGCTCAACGGCACGCTGGCGACCACGCGCTGGATCGTCGCCCTGCTCGAGACCCACCAGCAGGCGGACGGCTCGGTGCGTGTTCCCGAGGTCCTGCGCCCCTACCTCGGCGGACTCGAGGTGATCCGCCCGCTCGCCGACGAGGGGAGCGCCCGATGACGGCCCCCTGGCTGATCGGCCTGGACGTCGACGGGACCATCATCCTGCAGGACGAGACGATGAGCCCCGGGGTGCCGGAGGCCGTCGCCCGCGTCCGGGACGCCGGGCACCTGGTGACCATCGCGACCGGGCGCAGCTGGATGGCCACGCGCCGCTACGTGGAGGAGCTCGGCCTCACGGCCGATCACGTCGTGTGCTCGAACGGAGCCGTGACGATGCGCCGCCACGGAGACGACTGGGAGCGTTGGCACGTCGAGACGTTCGACCCCACTCCCGTGCTGGAGCTGCTGCGCGATCGGCTACCCGATGCCCGCTACATGGTGGAGCTCGGTTCCGGGCAGCGTCTGTTCACCGAGCAGCTCGACGACTGGACCCTCGACGGCGGACGCCAGGTCGACTTCGACGAGCTCGGCGCCCTCCCCGTCTCCCGCATCGTCGTCGTCTCGCCGGGGCACGACGAGGACGACTTCCATCGACTCGTCGCCGACGCCGGTCTCAACGAGGTCTCGTACGCGATCGGGTGGACCGCCTGGCTGGACATCGCGCCTCAGGGCGTCGACAAGGGCACGGCGCTGGAGCGCGTGCGGGCCGAGCTCGACCTCGATCCCGCGCGGGTGCTGGTCGCCGGCGACGGGCGCAACGACATCGGGATGTTCGGCTGGGCGCGCCGTGGTGGCGGTCGTGCCGTGGCCATGGGGCAGGCGCCGGCGGAGGTGAAGGACGCGGCGGGGGAGATCACCGCCGATGTCGAGCAGGGCGGTCTCGCGACGGCTCTCGACACGCTTCCAGCGCCCGTCCAGGTCGACGCAGGAGAATAGAACTCGGCTAGACTCGCGCCTGGTCGGCAGGAGTTCCTGTCGGGAGGGTTGTCCGAGCGGCCGATGGAGCTGGTCTTGAAAACCAGTGGGCAGAGATGTCTCGTGGGTTCGAATCCCACACCCTCCGCTTCCTGAGCGCGGTCCCCCCGCCGTCGCCGAATTCGAAAGGGCCCGAGTGAGCGAGAACACCCGCCGCCGACGCACCGTCGCGCGACACGGCCAGCTGCGCTCGCCGGGGCCGGTCAGTCAGCTCCTGAAGTTCCTCTCGATCGCGATGGCCGTGGTCCTCATCAGCGGCATCGGCGTCGCCGCCTACGTGTACGTCGATCTGTCCAGCACGGTCTCCGCGAATGCCGTGGACCTCGACGGGCAGGAAGACCTCCCGCCGGACATCAGCGCCTACAAGGGCGGCTTCAACCTCGTCCTCACCGGTGTCGACACCTGCGAGGACGACTACAAGCAGTACTTCGGCGATCGCTGCTCCGGCGACGACGCCGAGGGCAATCTGAACGACGTGAACCTGCTCGTCCACGTGTCCGAGGAGCCGCGACGCATCACCGTCGTGAGCTTCCCGCGCGACCTCATGATCCCGATCCCCGAGTGCGAGGACGAGAACGGCAACGCGACGGCGGCGATGAGCAAGCAGCCGCTGAACGTCGCGTACTCGGACGGCGGGCTGAACTGCGTCGTCCGCACGATCTCGGCCCTGACCGACCAGGAGGTCCAGTTCGCGGCCTCCGTGACGTTCGGCGGCGTCATCGAGATCACGAACGCGATCGGGGGCGTCGACGTCTGCCTCGCCAACCCGATCCGCGACCGGTACACCGGCCTCGACATGGCCGCCGGCACGCACACCGTGCAGGGCCTGGAGGCCCTCCAGTTCCTCCGCACGCGCCACGGCGTCGGCGACGGCAGCGACCTGGGCCGCATCGGCAACCAGCAGCAGTACATGTCCAGCCTCGCCCGCAAGCTCATCAGCGGCGAGGTGCTGGGCAACGTGCCCGTCATGCTGAAGCTCGCCAACACGGGCATCCAGAACCTCGAGACGAGCACGTCGCTCGCCGACCCGATGATGATCGTGCAGATCGCGCTCGCCGTGAAGTCGGTGCCGTTCGAGGACATCGTCTTCGTGCAGTACCCGACGCTGACCGACTGGGACAACCCCAACAAGGTCGTGCCGAACGACGAGGCCGCCGCCACCCTCTGGGACGCGATCGAGGCCAACGCGCAGCTGCAGATCACCCACCAGAACAACAGCAATGACGGTGTGGTCGTGCAGGAGCCTGCCACGCCGACGGAGCCGGCCACGCCGACGCAGGAGGCATCGCCCGCCCCCACGACCTCTCCCGATGTGGTCGCCCTGCCCGACTCGATCAAGGGCAACTCGGCCGCTCAGCAGACCTGCTCGAACGGCAACGTGCGCTGATCGACCCTCAGGCGCTTCGCGGACGGTAGACCGTGGGCGAGTCAGGCGAGTCAGGCGAGTCAGGCGAGTCGCCTGATCCGAGCGGTGAACCGGTCGATCGTCACGGTGAAAGCGGGCTCTTCCGGGCGGTTCAGATGGCCGTGGGTGGTGCCCGGTTCCACGACGGTCGTCACATCGACTCCCGCAGCGCGGAGCGAGTCGGCGAAGGCCTCACCGGAAACCCGCAACTCATCGGTTTCATCGTTGACCATGATCGTCGGCGGGAAGTCGGCAAGGGCCTCGGGCTCCGCCGTCCCGGGAATGGCATAGGCGTCGGCGGCGGCGATGTCGCCGCCGAGATAGTTCTCGTACATGCCGCGGACGAACGCCGGCGGGAACACGTCGGCCTCCGGCGCGGCGTCCAACAAGGTGCGCAGCTCCACAGGAGGAGCGGCTTGCACGGCGTGGAGCGTGGGGTAGGCGAGCACTGCGAGGGACGGCCTCGGGCCGGGGTCGTGGGACAAGCGAAGTGCCGCGCCGGCAGCGAGGTTTCCCCCGGCGCTGGCGCCACCGATCGCCCAGCCGCGCGTCGCTGGCCTCGATGACACGGCCCAGCGGAACGCCGCGACCACCTCGTCATGAGCGATCGGGTACGACGCGCCTTCCCGCTCGGGTGTGCCGAGTCGTGCGCTCCACTCCGCTGTCACGGGTGCTCGTGCATAGTCCACGCTCGCGACGAGGATCCCGCGGTCCGCGAATGCCCGCGCCACCGCATCGGCCTCCGGCATGTCCAGGTCGCCGCCCGCGAAACCGCCGCCGTGCGCCCAGACGAGTCCATGACCGGTCGGCGAGTGCGGCGAGTACACACGGATCCGGAGGGGGCCATGCGGTCCTTCGAGGATATGGTCCTCACGGGGCGACGTGCTCATCCGACTCAGAGTAGCGGTGCGGCTCAGGTCGGCGTCGATGTGCGGCGCTGCGCGCTCGCACCGCGCATGATCCGGGCGACCGCCGTGATGAGGAAGAACTGTCCGGTGATGCCCTCGGCGACGGCGATGCCCTGGACGCCCGGCGCGACCGGGACGAGGTTGCCGTACCCCGTCGTGGTGAGGGCGGTGAACGAGAAGAAGAGCTGATTGCCGAGCGAGTCGCTCGCGGTGTCGCCGAAGAGCGGGGTGGCGAGCAGCAGTGAGAGCAGGTTGTAGACGAAGGCGAAGAACATGCCGACGAGGATGTAGGCCGTCACGGCCGCGAGGAGCGCCTCGACGTCGAGCCCGCGCCGGGTAACCTGATGGGCGATGATCGCCCACGGAGAGATCAGCAGGGTGATCATCGATGCCGCGGACAGTGCGACGGCGAGGGCGGGGCTGTCCGTGGCGAAGAACGCGGCGAGGAGGGCGGCCACGCCGGCGACCGAGAGCACCACCCAGGACACGCGCTGCACGAGGGCGCGCGCCCTCGTGACCCGGAAGACGATCGCCACGGTGATCAGCATCGCCAGGAACGCCCAGGGGCTGGGAATGGTGCTGGGTTGTGCGGCGCACAGGCCGTAGCTCACGGCGAGGAGCAAGAGGACGGTGGCGTACCCGATGGCCCCGCGTCTCGGGTCGGCCGGTGCGACGAGGGGTGTGCGGGCGTGCGCTCCGGAAGTCTCGGACATGGTCTCTCCTCTCGCGCCCGCGGGGGCGGACCCCGGAACGTGCGGACAGTATCGCAGGGTGATCGGCCTGCGCGGAGGACCCCTCGGGGCCGGCGGTTCGTGACCGTGCGCCGGACCCGTTATGATGGTGGGGTGCATCCGTGCTTTCGGGTCGGATGCCTGGAGACGTCGCATAGTCCGGCCTAGTGCACCACCCTGCTAAGGTGGAGTCCCCTTACGGGGACCAGGGGTTCAAATCCCCTCGTCTCCGCACGGAGAAGCCCCGACGAGTCCGCTCGCCGGGGCTTTCGTGTTCCCGGACGCGGGCGGGCCCTCCTCACGCCCTCGTCTGCGGTGCCCAGGCAGGCTCGGGCGAGAGTGCGGCGGAGATCTTCCGGCTGGCCGTGCCGAGCTGCCGTGCCTGCGCCGGGGTCAGGGTGTCGAAGACGACGCGGCGGATGAGGGCCTGGTGTGCGGGAGTCGACTCCTCGACCTTCCGGTGCCCCGCCTCCGTGAGGATGCCGAGGGTGAAGCGCCCGTCCTCCCCATCGACCTCGCGACGGACCCAGCCTTTCGCCTCCAGGCGGGTGATCGCGCGAGAGAGCCGGGACAGCGTGCTGTTCGCGTAGCCGGCGAGGACGCTGAGCCGGAGCGTGCGCTCCGGTGCCGCATCGAGGGCGAAGAGGAGGCCGTGTTCGAAGTGGGTGAGTCCGCTGTCCCGTTGCAGCTGCGCGTCGAGGGCGGCGGGGAGGCGCTCGAGGAGGGTCGCGAGCGCCGACCAGACGTCCAGCTCATCGGCACTCAAGGGGGCGGAGGAGGATGGCGACATTCCTCCACCGTAGCGGTCGAGCCGTGCTCTTCGCTTGCGTGGGAAAGTGATCGCTGGCTAGTATGACTTGCTCAGGCAAGTAAAGCGGATGCGACCGCGCGATCGGAAGAGGGACAGATGGAACTGGGGCTGCGCGGCACGAGGGCGTTCATCAGCGGATCGAGCCAGGGGATCGGCTTCGCCATCGCCTCCGCGCTGGCGGCCGAGGGCGTCGACGTCGTCCTCAACGGCCGCGACGAGCGCAAACTCGATGCCGCCGTCGACCGGCTGCGCGCCACCCATCCGGAGGTGGCCGTCTCCGGGCTCGCCGCGGACTTCACCGATCCCGGTCAGGTGGCCGACCTGACGCAGCGGCTCGGTGCCGTCGACATCCTCGTCAACAACGTCGGCCTCTTCGGGCTCGCCGACTTCGCGGACATCGCCGACGAGGACTGGACGCGCTACTTCGAGGTGAACGTGATGAGCGGCGTGCGCCTCTCCCGGGCCCTCCTGCCGCGGATGCGGGAGCGCGGCTGGGGGCGCATCGTCTTCGTCAGCAGCGAGTCCGGCGTGAACATCCCGGCCGACATGGTGCACTACGGCGTGACGAAGGCGGCGATGATCGCCCTCGGGAATGGGGTGGCCAAGCTCACCCGCGGTACCGGGGTGACGGTGAACACCGTCCTGGGCGGACCGACCTATTCGGAGGGCGTCGCGGCGAGCGTCGCGGCGGTCGCCGACGCCCGGTCCGTCTCCGTCGAGGCGATGAAGCAGGCGATCATCGGGCAGAACGCGACGACACTGCTCGAGCGCTTCCTCGACCCCTCCGAGATCGCCGACCTCGTCGTGTATCTGGCCAGCACCCGCTCATCGGCGACCAACGGCGCGGCTCTGCGTGCCGATGGAGGAGTGCTGACGACGGTGCTGTGAGGGCGGTCGAAGAGTCGCCCGGGAATGCCCGTTCGGGTATCCTCGCGGGCATGCCTGAACCCACCCAGACGCCGCAGCGCGAAGCCTTCGGCTCCCGGAACGTGTTCATCCTCTCGGCCATCGGCTCGGCCGTGGGGCTCGGGAACATCTGGCGCTTCCCGTACGTCGCCTACGAGGGGGGCGGCGGCGCCTTCCTCATCCCGTATCTGTGCGCACTGCTGACCGCCGGCATCCCGCTGCTCTTCCTCGACTATGCGATCGGCCACCGCTTCCGTGGCTCCGCGCCGCTCGCCTTCCGGCGCCTGCACCGGGCCGCCGAGCCCCTGGGATGGTGGCAGGTGCTGATCTGCGTCGTCATCGCGGTGTACTACGCGGTGATCGTCGCGTGGGCGGGCATGTACACCTGGTTCTCGGCGCAGCTCACCTGGGGTGCGGGCAACGAGAACGACTTCTTCTTCGTCGACTTCCTGCAGTCGGCCGACGTCGCGGAGGTCGGCCTGTCCGGGGAGTTCGTGCCGCAGGTGGGCCTGCCGCTGATCGCGGTGTGGCTGATCGTCATCGTCATCATGGCACTCGGCGTCAAGCGCGGCATCGGCCGCGCCAACATGATCCTGATGCCGCTGCTCACCCTCATGTTCGCTGTGCTCGTGGTGCAGGCGCTCTTCCTCCCCGGCGCCCTGGACGGTCTCAACGCGTTCTTCACGCCGAACTGGGAGGCCCTCGCCGACCCGGCCGTCTGGGCCTCCGCCTACGGGCACATCTTCTTCTCGCTGTCCGTCGCATTCGGGATCATGGTCACCTACGCCTCGTACCTGAAGCGGAAGACCGACCTCACCGGCTCCGGGCTGGTGGTCGCGTTCGCCAACTCCGGGTTCGAGATCCTCGCCGGCATCGGCGTCTTCGCGGCCCTGGGCTTCATGGCCCAGGCGCAGGGCACCGACGTCTCCGGCGTCGCGACCTCGGGCATCGGTCTCGCGTTCGTCGCCTTCCCGACCATCGTGTCGCAGGCGACCGGCGGCTCGATCATCGGTGTGCTGTTTTTCGGGGCCCTCGTGTTCGCGGGCATCACCTCGATGATCTCGATCCTGGAGGTGATCGTCGCGGCGCTGCAGGACAAGCTCGGCTGGGCGCGGGTGCGCACCACCCTCGTCGTCTCGATCCCGCTGGCGATCATCTCCGCCGCGCTGTTCTCCACCACCACCGCGCTGTCGGTGCTCGACACCACCGACGCCTTCGTCAACGCTTTCGGCATCATGGCCGTCGCCCTCGTCGCGGTGATCGTGGTGGCCTGGGTGCTGCACCGGCTGCCGCAGCTGCAGGAGCACCTGAACCGCCGGTCGAGCTTCCGAGTCGGTCTGCTGTGGCGCCTCCTCGTGGGCGTGCTGGCCCCGCTCGTGCTCGGGTACCTGCTGGTCTCGGAGCTCCTGGCCAAGATCGCCGAGCCGTACAGCGGCTATCCCGGCTGGTTCCTCGGCGTCTTCGGCTGGGGCATGGTCATCGCGCTGGTGATCGGGGGCGTGCTGCTGTCGCTCGTGCCGTGGAGCCGGCGATCGCGAGCGAAGGACGACGTCGGGTACGACGACTTCCTCGATCAGGAGGACTACGACGCCGATCCGGAGACGACGAGCATCGCCGTCCCGGCCGCGCAGACGAAGGGAGCGGGAGCATGACCACCACCGCGATCGTCATGATGATCATCGCCATGGTCACCGTGTGGGGCGGTCTCCTCGCCGCCGTGGTGAACCTCGCCCGGCACCCCGAGGTGGAGGACACGGAACCGGCGGTCCCGGTCGAGCTCTGACCGGTCGGCCGACCGCATCGGACCGGAACGATCGGGTGCGATCGGGGGCCGCGGCGACACGATGAGGGGGAAAGGAGGATCCCCGTGATCGGCACGCTCAACGCCCTGGTCGACCTCGTGGACGCGGAAGGCGGACAGGAGATCGACATCGCCGCGTTCGCCCGCGCGCACGGCACCACCGAGTACCACCTGCGCCGGATGTTCTCGGCCTTGGCCGGCATGTCGGTGACCGAGTACGTGCGCCGTCGCCGGATGACGCTCGCGGGCGCCGAGCTCGCCGCCGGGGCGCCGAGTCTGCTCGACGTGGCCGTCCGGCACGGCTACGGCTCGACCGAGGCTTTCGGCCGGGCGTTCCGCGCCGTGCACGGCATCGGACCGGCCGACGCGCGTCGACACGGGGGTCCTCTCCGCACACAACCCACGCTCCGGTTCCGCCTGAGCGTCGAAGGGAGTACCCCGATGGACGTCACCATCACCCGCCGTCCCGCGTTCGTCCTCGCCGGCCATGCCGCCGAGGTCCCGCTCATCCATGTCGGCGTCAATCCGCACATCCAGGAGCACATCGCCGGCATCCCGCCGGAGGAGCACGCCCGCCTCAAGGCGCTCGGCGACGAGGAGCCCGCGGGCATCCTCGCCGTGACCGCCGACATCGACCCGGACGCCCCCGAGGGGACGCCGCTGACCTACCTGCACGGCGTGGCCGTCCGCCAGGGGACGGCGGTCCCGGACGACCTCGACACCCTTCCCGTGGTCGAGGGAGCGTGGGCCGTGTTCGCCGCGAGCGGGCCCTTCCCCGAGACCCTGCAGGAGCTCTGGGCCGCCACCGCCACCGAATGGTTCCCCTCGAATCCGTGGCGGCTGCGCCCCGGACCCTCGATCGTCCGCTACCGGGAGTTCACCGGCGACACGGCCTCCTGCGAGCTCTGGCTGCCGGTCGAGGAGGGCTGACGGCGACATCGGGTCGGGTCCTCCGGACTCGACCCGATGTCGGTGCCCGGTGGCACACTGAGCGAACCGGCGGATGAACGCGAGAGGCAGACCCATGGCGGCGATCGATCCCAAGAGGACACTCGACGCGTACCAGGCGAAACGAGGGGCCTTCCGCACCCTCGAGGTGCCGCCGCTGACGTATCTCATGGTCGACGGCGCCGGCGACCCGAACACCGCTCCTGCGTTCTCCGACGCGGTCGCGGCGCTCTACCCCCTGGCGTACACCCTGAAGTTCACCACCAGGGCCGAGCTCGGGATCGATCAGGTCGTCATGCCCCTGGAAGGGCTCTGGCATGCCCCCGACATGGCCTCGTTCACCACCCGACGGGACAAGTCGACGTGGCTCTGGACGCTCATGATCATGGTCGGGGATCACGTGACCCCTGCCTTCTTCGACCGCGCCGTCGAGACGGTCGCAGCCAAGGCCGCGAAGAAGGGGGAGGAGCTTGCCGCCCTGACGGCGGTCCGCCGGGAGGTGCTCGACGAGGGCCTGTGCGTGCAGACGCTGCACGTCGGACCGTTCGACGATGAGGGTCCCGTGCTGGAAGAGCTGCACGAGCGCTTCGTCCCGGAGCACGGACTGCGGATGCGCGGGCGACATCACGAGATCTACCTCAGCGACCGCCGTCGGACGGCCCCGGAGAAGCTGCGCACCATTCTGCGCCAGCCGGTGGAACGGATCGCCTGAGCGCTGGCGCACCGTGCGCGCGGAAAGCAACCCCCTGATCGGGAATGCGCGCGGCGGATACCCTTCGAGCATGAGCAGCGTCAAGCACGCGGCGCGGGTGGCGAAAGACTCGACCGCGTTCCGCCGGACCGCCCGCGCGGGTTTCGTGGTCCTCGGCATCATCCACATCATCATCGGCGCGATCGCCATCACGATCGCCGCGGGCGGGTCGGGGGACGCCGACCAGGACGGCGCGATGGAGCAGGTGCGCAACAACCCGATCGGCGGGCTGCTGCTGCTCGCGATCGCCGTCGGGCTCCTCGCGCTCGCGGTGTGGCAGGTGGCGAGCGGCTTCCTCGCCGCCGACCCGGCCGAGACGAAGAAGTGGGGCAAGCGGCTCAAGCTCTTCGGCATCTCCGGTACCTACCTCGTGATCGCCGGTCTGGCGCTGGTCTACGCCGTCGGTGGGAGGGCGGAGTCCTCCGACGCCTCGAAGACCCTGAGCCAGGTGGTCCTCGCCGCACCCGGCGGGGTGGCGCTGCTCGTGGTGATCGGTCTCAGCGTCATCGGTGTCGGCATCGGCTTCATCATCGGCGGGATCATGCGCTCCTTCCGCAAGCTCATCGACGTGCCGACCGGAGCCGCCCGCGCCGGCGTGATGGCGCTCGGCATCGTGGGCTACATCGGCAAGGGCATCGCGGTGGGCGTGACGGGCGTGCTGTTCGTGGTCGCCGCCGTGACGCAGGATCCGGAGAAGGCCGCGGGTCTCGATGCCGCTCTGCACAGCCTGCTCTCCCTGCCGTTCGGCCGTTTCATCCTCGGGGCGGTCGGCGTCGGCTTCGCGCTGTACGGCGCCTTCTGCATCGCGCGGGCCCGCCTCGCCCGCATGTCCTAGCCCCTCCCGCGCACGACTTCGGAGATCGCCCGCCGACGCGCCGTCCCGCGGCCGTACGGCCCGGGGAGTCTCGTCCCGCCTCCGAAGCTGTGCTCGCCCGGAGCCGGACCCCGGTCGCCCGGAAGATGGGAGACTGGAACGATGAGCGCTTCTCCCGGAGTCGACGTGATCACCCCGCTGACCGAGACCGAGGTGCAGCGGATCCGTGAGGACTTCCCGATCCTGCACGCCCGCGTCAACGGGCACCCTCTCGCGTACCTCGACTCGGGGGCGACGTCACAGCGCCCGGCGTCGGTGCTCGACGCCGAACGGCGCTTCGCGACGACCATGAACGCGGCGGTCCACCGGGGCGCCCACACGCTGGCCGCCGAGGCGACCGAGCTCTTCGAGGACGCCCGCAGCACCCTCGCCCGGTTCGTGGGGGCCGATGACGAAGAGATCGTCTGGACCTCGAACGCCACCGAAGCCGTGAACCTCGTCGCCTACGCGCTCTCCAACGCCTCGCTCGGCCGGGGCGGAGCCGCCGCCGAACGACTGCGGCTCCGCGAGGGCGACGAGATCGTCACCACCGAGATGGAGCATCACGCCAACCTCATCCCGTGGCAGGAGCTCGCGGCCCGCACGGGTGCCACGCTCCGCGTCATCCCCCTCGACGATGACGGCGCGCTCCGTCTCGACGTGGCCGCGGAGCTCATCTCCGAGCGCACTGGCCTGGTCGCCTTCACCCACGTCTCGAACGTGCTCGGCGTGATCAATCCCGTCGAGGACCTCGTCGCGCTCGCCCGCGAGGTGGGCGCGCTCACGCTGCTCGACGCCTGTCAGTCCGCGCCGCACCTGCCGCTGGACGTGCACGACCTCGGCGTGGACTTCGCGGTCCTGTCCGGCCACAAGATGCTCGGGCCGACCGGGATCGGCGCCCTGTACGGCCGGCGCGAGGTCCTCTCCGCGATGCCGCCGTTCCTGACCGGTGGCTCCATGATCACCACGGTCACCACGACCGAGGCCGAGTACCTCCCCCCGCCCCAGCGCTTCGAGGCCGGGACGCAGCGGGTCTCGCAGGCGATCGCGCTCGCCGCCGCCGTCGATTACCTCTCCGGAGTGGGCATGGAGCGCATCGCGGCGCACGAGGCCGCGTTCGGGCGCCGTCTCGTCGACGGGCTGAGCGCGATCGACGGCGTCCGAGTCCTCGGGGCGGGGATCGCGCTGCCGCGGGTGGGGCTCGCGAGCTTCGACGTCGCCGGCATCCACTCGCACGATGTCGGACAGTTCCTCGACGACCAGGGCATCGCGGTCCGGGTCGGGCACCACTGCGCGCAGCCCCTGCATCGCCGGCTGGGGGTGACCTCGTCGACCAGGGCGAGCACCTATCTGTACACGACCGTGTCCGAGGTGGACGCGGCCATCGACGCGGTCGCCGGGGCGATCGCCTTCTTCCGGAGGGGCGCATGAGCGACCTGCAGAACCTGTACCAGGAGCTGATCCTGGACCACTCGCGCACGCCGCACGGGTTCGGTCTCCGCGAGGAGATCCCGGCGCAGTCGCACCAGCTCAACCCCACCTGTGGGGACGAGGTCACCCTGCAGGTGCATCGCGGTCCGGATGGCGGTGTCGAGGCGATCGCCTGGGAAGGGCACGGCTGCGCGATCTCGCAGGCGTCCGCCTCCCTCCTGGCCGAGCTCGCCGAGGGACTCACGGTGGAGGAGCTCGAGATGCGCATCGCTGCGTTCCGGGAGGCGATGCGCTCCCGCGGCCGGATCGAACCCGACGAGGAGCTCCTCGGCGATGCCGCAGCGCTCGGCGGGGTGTCGCGGTACGTGGCCCGCGTGAAGTGCGCCATGCTCGCCTGGGTGGCGGCCGAGGACGCGCTCACGCGCCTCTGACCGCGAGGCTTCGCGCAGCTCCCCGCCGGGAATAGCCTCGCGCCGCAGACGTTGGGGCGAGCATGACAACTCTCGGAATCATCGGAGCAGGCAACATCGGCAGCCAGATCGCCCGGGTGGCGGTGGCGAACGGCTATGACGTGGTGATCGCGAACTCGCGAGGACCGGAGACGCTCGCCGACCTCGTCGCCGAGCTCGGGCCGAAGGCCCGGGCGGCGACCGCGGAAGAGGCGGCCGCCGCCGCGGACGTCGCCGTGGTGACCGTGCCGCTGCACGCGATCGATCGGCTCCCGGCCGCACAGCTCGCCGGGAAGATCGTGCTCGACACGAACAACTACTACTTCGAGCGCGACGGGCACATCGAGGCACTGGACAAGGGCGAGACCACGACGTCCGAGCTCGTGCAGGCGCAGCTGCCCACGTCGAAGATCGCCAAGGCCTTCAACCACATCTACGCCGCGGACATCACGACGGACGGCGCTCCGGCCGGTGCCCCGAACCGGCGGGCCCTGGCCACGGCCGGCGACGACGCGGACGCGGTGGCGTTCGTGACGCGCTTCTATGACGAGGCCGGTTTCGACACGGTCAACGTCGGTCCGCTCAGCGAGTCCTGGCGCGTCGAGCGCGACCGCCCGGCCTATGTCGTGCGCCAGAACGCCGAGGAGCTCACCGCGAACCTCGCACGCGCGAACCGGCGTCCCTGAGGCCCCGCACTTCCGCCCGGTCTGGGATACCAAAGTTGGCCGATCCCAGGCCGGGATGCGACAATGCCCAGATGGCGGGGGCTATAGGGGCGAGCGGGGAACTCGAGTCGGTCAGGGTCACGAGGATCCTCCGGGACGACATCGTGCTCGGTCGGCGCGCTCCCGGGTCGCGGCTCGTGGAGCGGGACATCGCCGCCGAGCTGCACGTGTCCCGTCTGCCGGTGCGCGAGGCCATCCGCACCCTCGTCGCGGAGGGCGTGGTGGTGGCACGTCCGCGCACCTGGGCCGTGGTCCGGGAGTTCACGCATGACGACATCCGCAACTTCGCGGAGGTGCGGGAAGCGATCGAGACGCTCATCTTCGTGTTCGCCGCCGAGCGGCACGATGCGGCGGGGCTCGCGCGGCTGCGGGCGACGTACGAGCGCGAGCTCGTCGCGGCTCGATCCGGGGACGGCGAGGCGGCGCGCAGCGCGGCGGCCGCGTTCCACGAGGTGGCCGTCGACCTCGCGGGCAACGAGATGCTGGGCGAGCTGATCTCGGTGTTCCTCACGCGGTTGCGCTGGCTGTTCGGTCAGCACGACGATCTGGAGGCGATGGCGGAGGAGCACCGGGTCATCCTCGATGCCGTCGCTGCGCGGGACGTCGCGACGCTGCGCCGGATCGTCCCGCTGCATCTGGCCAGTGGCCAGGCCGCGGCCGAGAACCGGCTGGCGCGCAGCGCCGGGCGCTGACGCGAGGCGCCCGCCAAGACGACCCCGGCGCGCGGCGCTCCGGTTGTATCCTTGTCCGGTCGGAGTCGGTCCGGTCTGTTCGCGTTGTCCTGGGGAGCGAGATGCGAAGTCTTGCTGTCGTCGTCGGGGGGATCCTCCTGCTCG is from Microbacterium sp. BLY and encodes:
- a CDS encoding alpha/beta hydrolase, producing the protein MSTSPREDHILEGPHGPLRIRVYSPHSPTGHGLVWAHGGGFAGGDLDMPEADAVARAFADRGILVASVDYARAPVTAEWSARLGTPEREGASYPIAHDEVVAAFRWAVSSRPATRGWAIGGASAGGNLAAGAALRLSHDPGPRPSLAVLAYPTLHAVQAAPPVELRTLLDAAPEADVFPPAFVRGMYENYLGGDIAAADAYAIPGTAEPEALADFPPTIMVNDETDELRVSGEAFADSLRAAGVDVTTVVEPGTTHGHLNRPEEPAFTVTIDRFTARIRRLA
- a CDS encoding two pore domain potassium channel family protein, with protein sequence MSETSGAHARTPLVAPADPRRGAIGYATVLLLLAVSYGLCAAQPSTIPSPWAFLAMLITVAIVFRVTRARALVQRVSWVVLSVAGVAALLAAFFATDSPALAVALSAASMITLLISPWAIIAHQVTRRGLDVEALLAAVTAYILVGMFFAFVYNLLSLLLATPLFGDTASDSLGNQLFFSFTALTTTGYGNLVPVAPGVQGIAVAEGITGQFFLITAVARIMRGASAQRRTSTPT
- a CDS encoding HAD family hydrolase, giving the protein MTAPWLIGLDVDGTIILQDETMSPGVPEAVARVRDAGHLVTIATGRSWMATRRYVEELGLTADHVVCSNGAVTMRRHGDDWERWHVETFDPTPVLELLRDRLPDARYMVELGSGQRLFTEQLDDWTLDGGRQVDFDELGALPVSRIVVVSPGHDEDDFHRLVADAGLNEVSYAIGWTAWLDIAPQGVDKGTALERVRAELDLDPARVLVAGDGRNDIGMFGWARRGGGRAVAMGQAPAEVKDAAGEITADVEQGGLATALDTLPAPVQVDAGE
- a CDS encoding MarR family winged helix-turn-helix transcriptional regulator, with translation MSPSSSAPLSADELDVWSALATLLERLPAALDAQLQRDSGLTHFEHGLLFALDAAPERTLRLSVLAGYANSTLSRLSRAITRLEAKGWVRREVDGEDGRFTLGILTEAGHRKVEESTPAHQALIRRVVFDTLTPAQARQLGTASRKISAALSPEPAWAPQTRA
- a CDS encoding LCP family protein, whose protein sequence is MSENTRRRRTVARHGQLRSPGPVSQLLKFLSIAMAVVLISGIGVAAYVYVDLSSTVSANAVDLDGQEDLPPDISAYKGGFNLVLTGVDTCEDDYKQYFGDRCSGDDAEGNLNDVNLLVHVSEEPRRITVVSFPRDLMIPIPECEDENGNATAAMSKQPLNVAYSDGGLNCVVRTISALTDQEVQFAASVTFGGVIEITNAIGGVDVCLANPIRDRYTGLDMAAGTHTVQGLEALQFLRTRHGVGDGSDLGRIGNQQQYMSSLARKLISGEVLGNVPVMLKLANTGIQNLETSTSLADPMMIVQIALAVKSVPFEDIVFVQYPTLTDWDNPNKVVPNDEAAATLWDAIEANAQLQITHQNNSNDGVVVQEPATPTEPATPTQEASPAPTTSPDVVALPDSIKGNSAAQQTCSNGNVR
- a CDS encoding SDR family NAD(P)-dependent oxidoreductase; the protein is MELGLRGTRAFISGSSQGIGFAIASALAAEGVDVVLNGRDERKLDAAVDRLRATHPEVAVSGLAADFTDPGQVADLTQRLGAVDILVNNVGLFGLADFADIADEDWTRYFEVNVMSGVRLSRALLPRMRERGWGRIVFVSSESGVNIPADMVHYGVTKAAMIALGNGVAKLTRGTGVTVNTVLGGPTYSEGVAASVAAVADARSVSVEAMKQAIIGQNATTLLERFLDPSEIADLVVYLASTRSSATNGAALRADGGVLTTVL